One region of Streptomyces leeuwenhoekii genomic DNA includes:
- a CDS encoding VOC family protein, with product MAKAKSLQTGHVGVNVTDLERSLAFYRAVFDFEVMAEGREEDRRWAFLGRDDRMFVALWQQSAGSFATDRPGLHHLSFQVGTVEEVKATEEVLRGLGAEFAYDGVVPHGENGTSGGIFFTDPDGIRLEIYAPAGADPADAPTPGAPTCGFF from the coding sequence ATGGCCAAGGCCAAGTCCCTGCAGACCGGTCACGTGGGAGTGAACGTCACCGACCTTGAGCGTTCCCTCGCCTTCTACCGCGCCGTCTTCGACTTCGAAGTGATGGCGGAGGGCAGGGAGGAGGACCGCCGCTGGGCGTTCCTCGGTCGGGACGACCGGATGTTCGTGGCGCTGTGGCAGCAGAGCGCGGGCTCGTTCGCCACCGACCGGCCGGGGCTGCACCACCTGTCGTTCCAGGTCGGGACCGTAGAGGAGGTCAAGGCCACCGAAGAGGTGCTGCGCGGCCTGGGCGCGGAGTTCGCCTACGACGGTGTCGTCCCCCACGGTGAGAACGGCACCTCCGGCGGCATCTTCTTCACCGACCCCGACGGCATCCGCCTGGAGATCTACGCGCCCGCGGGTGCCGACCCGGCCGACGCCCCGACCCCCGGCGCCCCCACCTGCGGCTTCTTCTAG
- a CDS encoding CGNR zinc finger domain-containing protein — translation MPPPSGTDPRPLTDEPLSIDLLNTRWIDASGRHDLLDSLDGLAIWLAGPLVSQALGGATTPVDHDTLERLLQARTALDKAIANPQHPDADAVEAVNAVLAHGRRGHLLRPDGPDTFVEVEAPSWLPAWRAAEDYLRLLAERPERIRPCGNPECILHFYDTSKNGTRRWCSMAGCGNRAKAQRHYARQKKA, via the coding sequence GTGCCGCCACCTTCGGGGACCGACCCCCGTCCTTTGACCGACGAGCCGCTCAGCATCGACCTGCTCAACACCCGCTGGATCGACGCCTCCGGCCGTCATGACCTGCTGGACTCGCTCGACGGACTGGCGATCTGGCTCGCCGGCCCCCTGGTGAGCCAGGCCCTCGGTGGCGCGACGACCCCGGTGGACCACGACACGCTGGAGCGGCTGCTCCAGGCGCGCACCGCTCTGGACAAGGCGATCGCGAACCCGCAGCACCCGGACGCCGACGCCGTCGAGGCCGTCAACGCCGTACTCGCGCACGGCCGGAGGGGACATCTGCTGCGCCCCGACGGGCCGGACACCTTCGTCGAGGTGGAGGCCCCCTCCTGGCTGCCCGCGTGGCGGGCAGCCGAGGACTACCTGCGGCTGCTCGCGGAGCGGCCCGAACGAATCCGGCCGTGCGGCAACCCCGAGTGCATCCTGCACTTCTACGACACGTCCAAGAACGGCACGCGTCGCTGGTGCTCGATGGCCGGCTGCGGGAACCGGGCGAAGGCGCAGCGCCACTACGCGCGCCAGAAGAAGGCGTGA
- a CDS encoding ATP-binding protein — protein MNTESHHSAARERFYRRERQSVPAARAFTRAALADWQVRERSYDIVLCVSELATNALVHGVPPGRGFLLRLLPYAGGDGRGVRVEVHDSGDGVPAIPQAEVREPAEGGRGLLLVSELADKWGVGERNPGKIVWCEFAERRRENGVRGACDLGEHRYGG, from the coding sequence GTGAACACCGAAAGTCACCACTCGGCCGCCCGTGAGCGGTTCTATCGACGTGAGCGTCAGTCCGTGCCCGCCGCCCGCGCCTTCACGCGTGCGGCGCTCGCCGACTGGCAGGTGCGGGAGCGGTCGTACGACATCGTGCTGTGTGTCAGCGAACTGGCCACCAACGCCCTCGTGCACGGCGTGCCGCCCGGCCGGGGCTTTCTGCTCCGGCTGCTGCCGTACGCCGGTGGGGACGGCCGCGGCGTACGCGTGGAGGTGCACGACAGCGGCGACGGTGTCCCGGCCATACCGCAGGCGGAGGTCAGGGAACCGGCCGAGGGCGGACGCGGGCTGCTGCTGGTGTCGGAACTGGCGGACAAGTGGGGGGTGGGGGAGCGGAACCCCGGAAAGATCGTGTGGTGCGAGTTCGCGGAACGGCGACGGGAGAACGGGGTCCGCGGCGCCTGCGACCTCGGGGAGCACCGGTACGGCGGTTGA